One window of Dendropsophus ebraccatus isolate aDenEbr1 chromosome 13, aDenEbr1.pat, whole genome shotgun sequence genomic DNA carries:
- the LOC138770603 gene encoding uncharacterized protein produces MQEDRRRENQEDRRREKQEDRRREKQEDRRREKQEDKRREKQEDKRREKQEDRRRENQEDRRRENQEDRRRENQEDGSRENQEDGSRENQEDGSRENQEDGSRENQEDGSRENQEDGSRENQEDGSRENQEDGSRENQEDGSRENQEDGSREPQSALGSSPGSDNEGS; encoded by the coding sequence ATGCAGGAGGACAGAAGAAGAGAGAATCAGGAGGACAGAAGAAGAGAAAAGCAGGAGGACCGAAGAAGAGAGAAGCAGGAGGACCGAAGAAGAGAGAAGCAGGAGGACAAAAGAAGAGAGAAGCAGGAGGACAAAAGAAGAGAGAAGCAGGAGGACAGAAGAAGAGAGAATCAGGAGGACCGAAGAAGAGAGAATCAGGAGGACCGAAGAAGAGAGAATCAGGAGGACGGGAGCAGAGAGAATCAGGAGGACGGGAGCAGAGAGAATCAGGAGGACGGGAGCAGAGAGAATCAGGAGGACGGGAGCAGAGAGAATCAGGAGGACGGGAGCAGAGAGAATCAGGAGGACGGGAGCAGAGAGAATCAGGAGGACGGGAGCAGAGAGAATCAGGAGGACGGGAGCAGAGAGAATCAGGAGGACGGGAGCAGAGAGAATCAGGAGGACGGGAGCAGAGAGCCACAATCCGCTCTTGGCTCTTCTCCAGGGTCAGACAATGAAGGGTCATAA